A genomic segment from Glycine soja cultivar W05 chromosome 20, ASM419377v2, whole genome shotgun sequence encodes:
- the LOC114401802 gene encoding B3 domain-containing transcription factor LEC2-like has translation MENFLVPFFKKNPNPLITTTGGTGSSSSNQTSLVQPSIYPQNFPYNTSEKLNFPEQPYFIPLYPFPTGQVSFSNQPYGMPNSELQGSRACMTKATRERWRQVRQRSKNSTPVASNSVQEGTTREQFVPNGGSNVRITVKQHNATKFFNTPNGKKLEEILTKKLNKSDVGVLGRIVLPKYVSARKDQENLEESKSSSNTGMPHEPDAYLAYLTKELGHKGKAEAANNLLNNVEEEAPNQANQLHQFMPMNNIVGEGASNQAIEEAAPAAPINVDQENKVVDNDDDVIYGGLDNIFEIGNTYQIW, from the exons ATGGAAAACTTTTTAGtgccattttttaaaaaaaaccccaACCCATTAATCACCACTACTGGTGGCACTGGCTCATCTTCATCAAACCAAACAAGCCTTGTACAACCAAGCATATATCCTCAAAATTTCCCTTACAATACTAGTGAAAAACTTAACTTTCCAGAACAACCTTATTTCATTCCTTTGTATCCCTTTCCAACAGGACAAGTTAGCTTTTCTAATCAACCCTATGGAATGCCAAATTCGGAACTTCAAGGTTCGAGGGCATGCATGACCAAAGCTACAAGGGAGAGATGGAGACAAGTAAGACAAAGGAGTAAAAATTCTACTCCTGTCGCTTCTAATTCAGTTCAAGAAGGGACAACAAGGGAACAATTTGTTCCTAATGGAGGGTCAAATGTGAGGATCACAGTCAAACAACACAATGCAACCAAGTTTTTTAACACCCCAAACGGGAAG AAGCTAGAAGAAATTTTGACAAAGAAGTTGAATAAGAGTGATGTTGGCGTCCTAGGCCGCATTGTGCTCCCAAAG TATGTGTCGGCTAGAAAGGATCAAGAAAATCTAGAAGAATCTAAGTCCTCGTCAAACACAGGAATGCCACATGAACCAGATGCATATTTAGCTTACTTGACGAAGGAACTTGGCCATAAGGGGAAAGCAGAAGCTGCCAACAACCTTTTGAACAATGTTGAGGAAGAGGCACCAAATCAAGCAAATCAATTACATCAATTCATGCCGATGAACAATATTGTTGGGGAGGGGGCATCAAACCAAGCAATTGAAGAAGCCGCACCAGCAGCACCCATCAATGTTGATCAAGAAAACAAAGTTGTTGACAACGACGATGATGTTATCTATGGTGGCCTTGacaatatttttgaaattggaAATACTTATCAAATTTGGTAG